Proteins from a genomic interval of Bacteroidota bacterium:
- a CDS encoding DEAD/DEAH box helicase: protein MDDTAILKSNTKQDFGRTWWGQQWLKALDRIDFDNRLDRGKSYARKGAVSTIKITNNIIEAKVNGSRPKPYIVNIIVPPFFDPEKNIFLNNIKGNPLILSRLLNRELPTNLMEIAEKNKVKLFPQSWQDIKLNCNCPDWAVPCKHLAAVIYMIANEIDQNPFLVFKLHNFDLLAELAKLNINISSLEKERIICFDDCIEEKKPKAANLLLKEIPDFSLVENLQQIIPNLFLSNTLFYSGDFKSQIQSVYKHAAKLESKSLQIQKAEAKSIHEEKRFHDFKINFSNNGTILIESSINGKQNPLTLEQLLILLAQTESKHLVNYSDSFNVLYRAFRFCNILVERSGILPRIFQYSADTHYKIQWVPALLNDSINKVFQSLLDWLPSDSVYIQKGIDKKTSKTSTAKQVLSTNKEEALMLVCSLFINNSIKGAFNLLTLPKKYTAIDTKVFDIFFNDKVHSFSQFSEQQIPNSIHLWLKRFFIGNKDVTPIIQVTELNNDEGFEVEILVKSIKKNIASVESLYTFLRNNIGEQKMQLLKNLNLLGEYYPELNVVIETEGKQKLKYTTETLSDILRKVLPALNLFGIKALLPKSLRNLLKPQVTMALSAKEKNRKYFSLDDLISFEWRVAMGNTFITQAEFEALAKNTYGLVKIKEEYVMMDEELVKKVIERLEKPRMPNSFQLLQAALCNEYDNSPVQIDRKLKNEIDKLLKAEETTLPKNSIATLRPYQYRGFSWLYKNAKLGLGSVLADDMGLGKTVQVITALLKFKEEGFLKNQPALVVVPTTLLTNWANELKKFSPDLNLHTFHGPGRKFETKDIDVVITTYGVARTDLEKLKKTKWYAVIVDEAQNIKNPDIAQTKSIKSIPAKIKIAMSGTPVENRLSEYWSIFDFANPGYLGNINWFNTEFAKPIEINQDKKQLKNFKAVTAPFIMRRIKTDKSIIDDLPEKIENNQYCSLTKEQAALYKNITHDLMLEIEQAEGINRRGIILKLLVVLKQICNHPAQYLKNDHIIPELSGKAQLLLQILENIYENNEKVLIFSQYKEMAEMLQQIIHAHFGKKSLLLHGGCTRAQRDEMVDAFQNTKMADTFILSLKAGGTGLNLTAAANVIHFDLWWNPAVEAQATDRAFRIGQKQNVIVHRLITKGTLEEKIDAMIISKKKLANLTVATGEKWLGELNDKELKQLISLEV from the coding sequence CGTTCCTCCTTTTTTTGATCCAGAGAAGAATATTTTCCTTAATAACATAAAAGGAAATCCCCTGATATTATCTCGCTTACTGAACCGTGAACTGCCTACAAACCTGATGGAAATTGCCGAGAAAAATAAGGTTAAACTTTTTCCGCAAAGTTGGCAGGATATTAAACTCAACTGCAATTGCCCTGATTGGGCGGTACCTTGTAAACACCTAGCCGCAGTTATATACATGATTGCAAATGAGATTGACCAAAACCCTTTTTTGGTTTTTAAACTTCACAATTTTGATTTGCTAGCCGAGTTGGCAAAGCTCAATATTAATATAAGTAGTTTAGAAAAAGAGCGGATAATTTGTTTTGATGATTGTATAGAAGAAAAGAAGCCAAAGGCCGCTAACCTATTGTTAAAAGAAATACCTGATTTTTCATTGGTAGAAAATTTGCAGCAAATTATACCAAATCTGTTTTTGTCCAACACACTATTTTATTCTGGTGATTTTAAATCGCAAATACAATCCGTTTATAAACATGCAGCAAAACTTGAAAGTAAAAGTTTGCAAATACAAAAGGCAGAAGCGAAAAGCATCCATGAAGAAAAACGATTTCACGATTTTAAAATTAATTTCAGCAACAATGGCACTATATTAATCGAAAGCTCGATTAACGGCAAGCAAAACCCCTTAACTCTCGAACAGTTGCTTATACTCTTGGCCCAAACAGAAAGTAAGCATTTGGTAAATTATTCTGATTCATTTAACGTGTTATATCGAGCTTTTCGGTTCTGCAATATCCTAGTTGAAAGATCGGGAATCCTGCCTAGAATTTTTCAATATTCTGCCGACACGCATTATAAGATTCAATGGGTGCCTGCCCTGTTAAATGATAGCATCAATAAAGTTTTTCAATCATTGCTAGATTGGCTTCCTTCCGATAGCGTTTATATACAAAAAGGGATTGATAAAAAGACGTCAAAAACAAGTACAGCTAAACAGGTTTTATCTACGAACAAAGAAGAAGCCCTGATGTTGGTCTGTTCTTTATTCATCAATAATTCTATTAAAGGGGCTTTTAATTTATTAACCTTGCCTAAGAAATATACAGCTATTGATACTAAGGTATTCGATATATTTTTCAATGACAAAGTTCATTCTTTTAGCCAATTCAGTGAGCAACAAATTCCCAATAGTATACATTTGTGGCTTAAGCGTTTTTTTATTGGGAATAAGGACGTAACTCCCATCATACAAGTAACTGAGTTAAACAATGATGAAGGATTTGAGGTTGAGATTTTGGTAAAAAGTATCAAAAAAAATATAGCATCTGTCGAAAGTTTATATACCTTTTTGAGAAATAATATAGGGGAGCAAAAAATGCAGTTGCTAAAAAACCTAAATTTATTGGGCGAGTATTACCCCGAGTTGAATGTTGTGATTGAAACAGAAGGAAAACAGAAGCTTAAATATACTACAGAAACCTTATCGGATATATTGAGAAAGGTATTACCTGCCCTTAATTTATTTGGTATTAAAGCCTTGTTGCCAAAGAGTTTAAGGAACTTACTAAAGCCACAAGTTACGATGGCTTTATCTGCGAAGGAAAAAAACAGGAAGTATTTTTCATTAGATGATTTGATTTCATTTGAATGGCGGGTGGCGATGGGAAATACTTTTATAACACAAGCTGAATTTGAAGCATTGGCGAAAAATACTTATGGCTTAGTGAAAATAAAAGAAGAATACGTGATGATGGATGAAGAACTGGTTAAAAAGGTGATTGAACGATTAGAAAAACCACGAATGCCAAACAGTTTCCAGCTACTTCAGGCTGCTTTATGTAATGAATATGATAACAGTCCTGTGCAGATAGATAGGAAACTAAAAAATGAAATTGATAAGCTTTTAAAAGCTGAAGAAACAACGCTGCCAAAAAACTCGATTGCTACCTTGAGGCCTTATCAGTACAGAGGTTTTAGTTGGTTATATAAAAATGCAAAACTTGGTTTGGGTTCTGTACTGGCCGATGATATGGGTTTGGGGAAAACAGTGCAGGTAATTACGGCGTTGCTCAAATTTAAAGAGGAGGGCTTTCTCAAGAACCAGCCTGCACTTGTTGTGGTGCCAACTACTTTGCTTACTAACTGGGCAAACGAACTCAAGAAATTTTCTCCTGACTTAAATTTACATACCTTTCATGGGCCGGGCAGAAAATTTGAAACAAAAGATATTGATGTGGTAATTACCACTTATGGGGTTGCAAGAACCGATCTTGAAAAATTGAAAAAAACGAAATGGTATGCAGTAATTGTTGATGAAGCACAGAATATCAAGAACCCCGATATTGCCCAAACAAAAAGTATCAAATCAATTCCTGCCAAAATAAAAATAGCCATGAGCGGCACACCGGTCGAAAACAGGCTGAGTGAGTATTGGAGTATTTTTGATTTTGCCAATCCGGGCTATTTGGGTAACATCAATTGGTTTAATACTGAATTTGCAAAGCCGATAGAAATAAACCAAGATAAAAAACAACTGAAAAATTTTAAAGCAGTTACAGCTCCGTTTATTATGCGAAGAATAAAAACAGATAAAAGTATTATAGATGATTTGCCTGAAAAAATAGAGAACAATCAATACTGCTCTTTAACAAAGGAACAGGCGGCATTGTATAAAAACATTACGCATGATTTGATGCTAGAGATTGAACAAGCAGAAGGGATAAATAGGAGGGGAATTATACTGAAATTGTTGGTGGTATTAAAACAAATTTGTAACCACCCAGCACAATATTTAAAGAACGATCATATCATTCCTGAATTATCGGGGAAAGCCCAATTGCTACTGCAAATTTTGGAAAATATATATGAGAATAATGAGAAGGTTCTTATATTTTCACAATACAAAGAAATGGCTGAAATGCTACAGCAAATTATACATGCCCACTTTGGTAAAAAATCGCTGTTGTTACATGGAGGTTGCACTAGGGCACAAAGAGATGAAATGGTTGATGCGTTTCAAAACACCAAAATGGCCGACACTTTTATATTAAGTTTAAAAGCTGGAGGAACGGGGCTCAATCTTACCGCAGCAGCCAATGTTATTCATTTCGACTTGTGGTGGAATCCCGCAGTGGAGGCACAGGCAACCGATAGGGCTTTCCGTATCGGACAAAAACAAAATGTTATCGTTCACCGATTAATTACCAAAGGAACCCTAGAAGAAAAAATAGACGCAATGATTATCAGCAAAAAGAAGCTGGCAAATTTAACCGTTGCAACAGGGGAGAAATGGTTAGGCGAACTCAATGATAAAGAGTTAAAACAACTTATTTCTTTAGAGGTGTAG